A stretch of DNA from Labrus mixtus chromosome 6, fLabMix1.1, whole genome shotgun sequence:
AAGCGGTATCCATCTGCAAAGCGAGAGCTGGAGTTCCAGAAAACACAGGCGCTGTCCACCTGCTGCAGGAACTGCTCAGCCGTCTCCTCGCTCTCCGTGACGATGACGTCAGTGTGCGAGCTACCGTATTTGTGGATGTGGTCCACGGCGTCCTGCATGCTATCCACCACCTCGATGCAGCACTCCAGGTCTCCATACTCCGTCCTCAGAGACATCACCTCGGACGGGCTGAAGGTCAAATAGGACGCAAACCTGGGGCCTGCATGGATCTTTacctgagagagaaaacagacgaTGGTATCTCCAAGGTCGCACATACTGAACCACACGCTGTCGTGAGACACCATGGCTGAACGTGGCGGCGTGCGTTTCTTACATGTTCTGTTCTCAGCATGTCGATGAGCTGGTCAAAGATGGGAGTTCTCAGTAGATCTCTGTGGATGAGCAGCGTCTCCATGGCGTTGCAGGCTGCGGGGTAGTCACACTTGGAGTCTCtgactgaaagaaaacacacgaCGCTCTGAGACGTGTTTTAACGTTGAAGGTCACCGTGGACCGTTAAGAACCGCGACACTTTGACCACGAGCGCTCGAAGaatacaaacaataaaaacattatttctttttctttcagtttgaaAGTACCGACCAAAGCACAGCAGGAACACATACCAACATCGATGGCTTTGTCTATGCTGGCGTCCTGGTCGATGTAAACGTGGCAGACGCCCTCGCTGTGACCGAGCACAGGGATTCCCTTCGCCGCCCGCTGGATGTTTCGGACCAGCTGAGACGAGCCGCGTGGAATGATCAGGTCGACCAGCTTGTCCAGCCTGCACAGATCGTCCACTTCTTCACGTGTGCTCACCTACGAGAGATCAGCGGAAGGTTAATAACAACAACCTTCatttagaggaacttttttACAATCCAGGTAACGACGTGTTTCAAAAGTCAAGATGGCCGACTACCAGTTCAGTACCGtttataaagaataaaataatatcaTGGAATCACATTATGCTTAATCAAGACGCCGCCGTGTTAGATACTTGACGGTCTGACAGATCGTCGTTGTTAAGAAGAATTTGCCGTTactaagaaaaaaagacagtttcaaATCCCAGACTCTGGAGGACTCACTGTGATCACATCAACCACAAGATGAAGTCTGCTTCATTTAACGAGGTCTGCAGGGGTTTATACATCGGGGGAGACTAAACcaccaacacacaaacgcacTGCACAGCGTAGCAGAGCCAGCCTCTCAGGACGGGACTCTGCGGTCCTCTTACATCTGAAGGACTTAGGACAGACCCCTTTGGAGGATGACACGGTGCACATCCTGACACGGGGACGaatgttggtttgaaaaagggttTTAAAGAAGCCAACCTTTAACCGAGGTGGCGGTCTGAGACACCATCTTTCACCAGCTGTTTTGAGTTCTCTCCCAAAACAACGGGAGCCCCAGTCCAGTCTTGGACATGTGACCCCACCCCCCACAGACCACCGGGGGGGTTAACAACTCTAGATGACACCAGGTCAAGGACTCGGCTAACGACTCTGATGTGAGTCATCCTTGatcgttagcatgctaatgatccacagaggcttaaATTTCCAGCTCTGTCCACCAGAACTGAAGATCTGAACAAGCTTTTCGGAGGATTAGAGGTGAAACAAGATCTTTTACTAAGTCTGGCTGCTGTTAGATCAAGCTTCAAATTGACCAcaacctggatgactgagatcCTGCACAGAGATTTAATGGTCTGTTTACTGCGGGAGGAGAGAGACGATAACGAGGAAAGAGGATTAAAGATGCAAACACTACGACAGAGGAATCTATAAAAGAGGAGAAGACACATCAGGAGGATTTGGATTGAGACGTTCAGTTAAGGTCCTGACACACCATataccttgtattattctattattgtatttttactccctttatttaactgatgtaaatatgtttgatttttaacttcttgttattttaaataattatattcctgtttcctgttttcttgagctgttgtaacgaaaaaatttcccccatgggggatcaataaagtttatctttatcctTATCTTTACCAAGGAGACCGTCGGcagtcggtcctagttggaccgttgGTGAGcgatcgtcgccctagtttttgcaggTTGTCCGGCTACGTCTCTACCTGTCGTCCCCCGTTGGCCTTTTCTCGATCGGTTAGAGGGATCTCTCcgattggctgtttggaggtttcatttctctccagctctcctcacaggttcagtaaagccccttgagcatgccgctgtagtctccatgctttcacccattagtgcggtttctccttatttgtctcctccgtctcttcttttctttttccactaaaagaccaagagctgacaacgccagagccattttcaactttttatcagacattattctacattagtagactacctataatacgagtggtgagcgacagcggtgtgaaaatggtcttctcgtatcataacaacggactaccgccccctgctggcatggagagttatttcctctcactgcagaacgtacgtggtggttggccgtcggctgtagtctttgcggtgtgttcaagtgaaactttttggccaagacgtgaggctacgccacaggcggccttcgtcgtcactagttctttgccgtctgcttggtgcgTCAGGACCTTTATACAtgagcttgtttagcgcttTGCTAATGACTCGCTCTAACATCAACAACACCCTCTTTGTTTAGCagaagaaataaatcattttcaaataataGATTTCCTCAGTAAGTATTTGTGTGATAGTTGTGGTAATGTAAGGTGTAGTGAGCAGGTTTTTAATCGCAGAGGAAGGTTTCCATTCTGCATTAACAACCCGCTCACAACATCCCTAACCCCGTCAGTATTACCAGCTGGATGGCGTCCGTGACTCCATGAATGGAGAGAGCTTCCTGAGTGAGCTGGTGGAGGATTTTATTGGTGTGTGAAGCTTCTTTTCCCCCCTTCAGCAGCAACGCGTTTCCACTGGCTATAGCCAGAGCCGACACCTGGaacagaggaataaaaacagaacaatatgAAGAGTCATTTTCAACACAAAGACGTACAAATGAACCCTCTAAAGACCAGGAGCGTCCGTCTTCTATGAATCCTTCCCAGGTGATGGAATATAGAACATTAAGTCTACtcttttacatttaatgtttgAAGTTCACATTAAACTTTTTGAAGTTTAACTCGTCAATCCAGAAGAGGATCCATGAGTAGCTAAACATACAGGGGCCGGTTGCACCAACTGGTCTTAACTAAGTCTGGTCTTAAGAGAGGATGTTAGGGCGGCCCAGTTGTCCCGTACAGTGCTGAAGCACGATTGCcctccctccccattccccctcTGGTCTGCACTCTCACTGCTCCAGGACAAaccggttacctcttgtacataaggtcgtaatacaacacatgcatgtctttatgtgatcatgaagcgtgctcagtttataAGACAGGACAACTTGGAATAACTACACCCAGTTTTATTGATGCGCTTCATGTAAACAGATGACACATTACCATGGTTATCACAACACTGTTAAAACCCTCTCACCgtctttttgttactttttaggCCTCAGGTGTCCAGAAAGATAATACAAACTTTTTATGATTCTTAAATATCAATTTCAGAAGCATGTCTGGATGGACCCACCTGTGGGAGACAGTCGGGGCGGGACTCAAAGATGACGAGCAGGACTCCGATGGGGACGGTGATCTGTTCCAGCTCCAGGTTGTTGGCCACCCTGGTCCTCCTCAGGACCCGACCCACGCTGTCTCTGGAGGACACGGCGAGCTGACGCAGGCCGATGGCGAGGCTGTTCAGCTTAGCAGTCGACAGACTGAGGCGGTTTATCATCGCCTGGGACATACGACCTGAGACgagacagaataaaaacattaaaacactgaAGAGGTAACGTGCCTGTAAGGTAGAAAACATGTTTCTAACAACAGCAGGAACTGGATGTTCACTGATTCTGAACTTTGTGATCTCTGCATCGTTTACAAATCTTTACTACGTTTTTTCTTCAGAGTAGTTTGACCATTAAGGACTCAAACTATAATATGCAAAACAAGCTGTTTATGGCATGAAAATCTATTTCTTTAGATCTACGGAGCCGAACGTGCAAACGAGGACTGCTGAAATCATCTGAAGAGTTTTGTAGGAAAGCCGTCTGTTCGCTTCAGACAACAACAGTTTGGtagaggagaagaaacacacGTTCACTGAGTTCACTGTTTAACCAGCTCGGTCTGTCGCTCTgttacacatactgtatattgaaTCTTTTAAGGCATTTTTCTGGACCTTGGAGACATGCAAAAATAATtgagaaacacaacaaattcTTTCTCTGTAACCTCAAAGCGTTTCTGCCCAACAACAGGGTGCAGAGCGACTTCTGCAAAAACCTATCTAAATGATTATAGCGTTCACAATGTAAGGTATGATTTTAAGTTCAGCATGTGACTGCAGGACGGAGTTGACAACAAATGTCCTAACAGGGAGATTAAAGCTAATCTTGTCTTTTTACTGAGGTTTCTGACTTCTTACTGACAGCACATCTGATGCTGAGCAGCGCTGACTTCATGCAAACCTGACCATCAGATGGTTGAAGAGTCCTAAATGTGCCAGAGTCTTTTCTGGGTGTGTACCTGAGGATGCAGCTAGCTCCAGGTCTCTCTTGTTGGCACTGAGGatctcttccttcttctctgttAGCAGCTCGGAAAGAGAGCAGATGATCTCACCTctctggaaacacaaacacatctctcAGTTAGGAATAACATTTGACAGACTGAGGAGTCCTAAAAGTAACTACCCTTACAGCTACCCCTTACACTCTGACTGCAAAATAATCCGATGGCTTCCTGGTTGAAAGATAGTCCGTCCAGTCATCCGTTTTCCTCTGCTTATCTGAGTTCAAACGGGATATGAtttataatccctccagcgaactgggggtctaccccggggtctccaCCCAGTTGGatgtgcctggaaaacctccaaaggaaGGCGACCATGAGGCATCTTAATCAGATGCTGAACCACCTCAGCTGGCTCCTTTAGATTTTaaaggagtagcggctctactcctAGCTCCTtctgaatgtctgagctcctccccctctctctaagaCTGAGCCCAGATACCCTCCAGAGGGAAGTCCTTACAGCCGTTTGTATCTGAGATcttattctttcggtcactacccaaagCTTATGATCACAGGTGAGGGTAGGAACATAGATCGACCAGTAAAtggagagctttgccttcaggctcagctccctcttcaccacgacAGCCTGATACAACACCCGCATTACTGCAGACACTGAACCAATTAGCCTGTCCATCTCACGGTCCATCGTACCCTCACTGTGAACAAGACCTGAGATACAAAGACTCACTCCCCACCTGGCAGAGAACCATCGTTTGAGagtttaaaatgtagtttatttgtcAAGTTCTTACCAAGAGTTCTAAACCTACTGTTGTAATCTTTATATTGCATTTAGAGAGTGAAGTGAATAAGATGAGTAAATACTTGGTCCTCTACTTCAGGTGTCAGGATgcaaagagagagcaggaagctCACCTGTTCAGGATGCAGGGAGGCCAGAGTCCGGCCTGCATGTCGAGCCATCTCCGTCTGCTGCTCCACAGTCGGACCTGGTGGAGTCAAAAATAATcgatagtaaaaaaaacaacaacaacaacaggtgttTAAAAGGTTTCACCTCAGACGGTAGTAGCACGGTGTACCTGCAGGTTTCACTTCAGAGAAGAAGGTGCCCACTTTCTTCCCCTCCATGATGTCCGTGATGACGTGACCCGTGACTTTAGGATGTGTGCCGCTAGCGATGACCACCGACGTCCCGCCCTGCAGAGCCCACAGCGCTGCTTTCACCTGAGTCACACAACAGCGTAGACTTTAATTCATGCTTCTCATCATCAAACAGATGATGTTTACAGCCGTCCTGTTTACACTCTGAGGTTTCACTCAGGCCGTCAGGCTGACCTTGGCTTCCATGCCTCCGATGCCGACTCTGGACTTCGTGCCGTACTTGACTGACTGCTGGTCTCCGGGATAAAATATGTCAATGAGCTTAGCGTCGTCTGTTCCCGGGGGGCTGTCGTATAAACCTGCAGAAGGAGACCAAGTCATGAGCAACGGGCCGGGCGGTAAAGAAACAGATTAGTCATTAAAGTGAGACGTTAAAGACTGAAAGTCATACAGGTGAAGCATATTTTTCTAAATTAGCTTCTTCCTTTAGAGACCTGAGGAGAAGTGGAGACACACAACTGTCATCATAatgccccgcccccctcccctgaGGTATCGGCTGCAGTAAGAGCTTAAACTTCATCGGACTTTTCAGGGTTTGTGTTTAAGATGCACAAActttacaatgaaaacaataagtGTTAGACGGCGTCTTACACACCGGATTATTGTATTTTCTAAAGCACAAATTAATTCTaatgcatgaaaaatgaatctgatGAACTGTTCTTCTTTTACCTTCCACATCAGAGAGGGCGATGAGGAGGTCAGCTTTCATCTCTACGGCGAGCCGAGCAGCCAGGCTGTCGTTATCTTTGATGCTtatcacctgaaacacaaacaacatttattaaGCCACAAGGTCAATACATTAATCTCATATGAATCTGTACAATAACAGCTTAGCAGTATCGGTACCATGCAACCAAAACTAGGGAGTCATATTCAGTGACCAGCAACTCACAGTGACCGGtctgtgcaaaacaaaaagactgaaCTCTTTGATTAATGGGTAAGAAGAGAATatgtaaagttaaaaatgaaaggCGCGCCCGGATAGGGTAGTGGTTATGCTGCGCGCCCCACAGAGGTTGTAGTCCTTGATGCATCGGTACATCAGTACTCACATTCACCCCCTGCAGGTCGCTGTTGGGAACAGGGGGAGGGACGACGGCATCGTTGGTGTTGATGATCGGGACGATGTTCATCCTCAGTAGCTCATGCAGCGTGCTGTTCAGGTTACGACGCTTCTGCTCATCGTGAAAGTCCAGGTTTGTGACCAGAATCTggagacagaaaagaacaacattAAATCAGATTTTAATCGTTCACTCTGCGTTTTTTATAGAGCGAGATAGAAAAGTGTGTACCTGAGCAGTGCAGGTGCTGTACTGAGTGAACATGGCTTCATACAACGCCATCAGGCCGCTCTGTCCTGCAGCTGCACACGCCCTCGCCTCCAGAACTGGCACTGACTGAAAAACAGAGATTTCACTCAAGTTGGAAACGGTCTCAATAACTCTAATAAATTCTAAAATCTGCAGAGATGATTTTTCACCATTTCTTTGAGCTGGTTCTGTCCAGAATGCAGGGCCTGTCGGACGCTCTGAGACAGAAGGATCTCATGTCTCAGTCTCTGCTTCCCGAACGCCACGGCTCCGCTCGTTACAATCATCATCTCTCTGCCCTGATTCTGCAGCACGGCCacctgagaacacacacaggatgtaACGTTCAAGTGTTTGTTCTGCATCCTCAGCCTGGCTCCTTCAGCCCTTATAATCACAAACCCTCTGTTGTCTACATCAGCAGCATTAATGTGGCGTTACCTGCTCCACTATGGAGGCCAGACGTCCCAGTGCCAGCCCGCACTCATCTCCCCGGGTCACCACAGCACTCCCCAACTTCACCACGATACGTTTGGCCTGTTTTAACTCACTGCGGTGGACAAAAGATTTCCCATGAGGCCGCGGGAGAgagactgcagagagaaacagaagagcATTTATTACTGATCATCTGTATTTACTAAAACATCCAACCATTATCTATTCCGCTTTTTCCCGTCGGGGTcgcgggggggctggagctgatcccagctgtcattcaGCAGGGTTTGATTTATGACAAAGCTGTTGATACGTACATTTGTTCTGAGAAAACGTTCTGATGGAGGCTGGATGGATGTATGACAGCCTGTTTCTGGGGGGCAGGCGCGAGCAGAGGGCCAGCCTGGCAAACATGGCACTGACACCTGAGGACACCTGtgaggaagaaacacagagcagGGTCAGGTCACTCTGACAGGTCAATGACCTCCTCTCAGATAAAGTGTTATATGACTGACTTACAACTGTCTACAGCTGACTACAGCTGACACGCATTaatcattaaatattaaaccaAAAACTACTACTATTATTCATAAAACAGGCAGATGTGACTGCCCGGAGAGCCTTGCATCATCTTCATGAGTTTATCAGCTTTGTTATTGGATCTTTCTTCAAGTTTAATGACCTAGTAAAAGGATATTTggattagcttagcattagccacaatgcagctgttgttgtgttgtttacacaaacaaacgGTAACATATGTGAAGTCTGCAGGTGAGTAAATAAAGCTAACAGACTGTAGCTACATGTAGCTGCTGTCACAACGTTCCCGGGGCTAGCACAAACTAGCTTAGCATCAGCTACTATGAGCTAACTCTCTGCCTAGCAACGCTGTTAATCACGACAAACATATTCTGTATTAAAAGCTTTTCTTACCTGATAGAGTGGAAATCTAGAAACCacgtgagctacacctgagagagctgagaggagaCACGTATTCAGCCGGACTGTCGCTGCTCCGCTGCCACATCCACAGCCCACGTTGGATGGGAAGAGCCGCAAGTCAGTCTACGTCACGAACGTCGTTTACGTAACTTATATGGATACGTACATGTTTACGTTCAGTGTTACGTACGATGACATTCCCCCTGCACTCGTGTGTTGTCAGGAAAGCCGGTTGAATGAGTTTCTGACGAGATAAACAGGTAAGAGAGAAactacggaagaggattagggccaaaaagactgtaaataagaCCAAAGGCTGACAATGAGACCAAAGActgtaaaacctttttttattttatttattcaaccaGGTTAGTCCCATTGGGATTAAGAACCTTTTTTCCCAGGGAGACCTAGCCGAGACAGgcagctgcaaaaacacaaagtacaatttacaaaactcCAAATATTGCATTAAAAGAGAATCATCTATGAATGAAATCTGGGAGTCGGGCcataaatcctgcagttccttgagtgtccactagaggctggctgcagaagcacaggaagtcacatacacacccattctaaaaagcctgtttttacagcagagattaacatgtttacactctggttaaaaaaaaacatataggtgtgattagctcatgtctcgatcgacacacactgtacgggggtaaatgttttgatgactcatcagttttgatttgatgaaggatacgTGTTAGTTAGGAGCGTAGCTGACGTGATGGAGAGGcaggcgcggtgtaacggtttgtcaagatcCCACACTTAACCTATTTCAAAAATGATGTAGGCTATTATttgtaataaatataaaaagaaacagcaaaaataataacagtaaagagagagacatgataAATATTGTGAGGTTAGATATACAGCTTGTATAgatgttcatttgtttgtttgaatttcttgtgatttttacatctagatgtttttttttatttaatctaatCCAGTGTTTTGGAAACGGTcctttcattgtgtgtgttctcctgAGAGTCAATGGCCCGAAACGCTGCTGGAAGACCTCAGCTCCTCTTTAGTAATCCGACTCTGAGGCACATGAGCGGCTGTGAAACATTCATGAGCCGGAGTCCAGAAGCTCAGAGCTCCCTGAGCTGCTGCGACAGGTGAGAGTCGAGCCATGGGGACTGTGGAGGAATCTCTAAAGTGTCCCGTCTGCCAGGACTTCTTCACAGATCCTGTGACGCTGCCGTGTGGACATGACTTCTGTCTCACCTGCATCCAGGCTGTGTGGGAGACAGACGAGTCTGCTCAGGGTCCCTGCTTCTGTCCAGAGTGTCagatcttcctctcctctgaccTCACTCTGCAGGTagggttgtcatggtgacaaaatgttcaactgtgaTATGATTCTAGTAGAAATCAAAAGATAAAGATACCTGTTTCCCAATTTTGGGAACTTTTATTgctttaaatgatcaaaaattACAAGCAATTTTAATTTCACACCTGTCACCttgtggttaaaatgggtacttcAGTCcaaaattctaaacattgtagagagttgtctccccccgccccctcctctctacagttgatgctcacacaggtcaccatgtggtggactctgaagcttcagtgtttatccagctctgcatcagactgtaaacctttctgtgttctaacctctctccatttttcaaaagcatctccaatattgatcctagtttgagcacgtttctgctcgtggagcttattagaaacatgcagaggctttttaggtcgagtacaatcacttctatctgaaccacttctcttgcccgcttccatcgctgcaacacctgttgacctgataactgctctcatatctggcaaaccgaggggcgtccaaaacggccgtgtgggggggtcgccttaaacccgcctaccttctctggtccaaacaaatccagagcattcaggaccagaatctaaagttagaaggaggacatactggctgctgcattgttgtcagagataCTGTGCATCATTAACATAACAGTGACTGTATCATTTTAAGTATCAAACATGTTGACAACATTATGTGCAGGTGAACAGCAGCCTTCAGACCAGAGTGAAGGACTTCACCTCTAACAGGACGtcagcagcagaaagagagagcagggcgACCAAATCATCTTCCCCGATCCTCTGTGATCACTGCATAGAGACTCCATCTGTAGCCATCAAGACCTGCCTCACCTGTGATGCCTCGCTGTGTCAGGCCCACGCCCTGCAGCACCAGCAGAGGTCTGCTCTGAGGGAGCACACGGTGGTGGAGGTGACGGGGGATCTTCTGTCTCTGAAGTGCAGGGAGCACCGCGATGAGCTCAAACTCTTCTGCACAGAAGAGAGAGTCCCTGTGTGCTGCCTGTGTGTGCTGGTCGGCACGCACAAGAACCACCGGGCGCTGCAGCTGCACGAGGCCTGTGCAGACTTCAAGGTGAATCATTTGTGGCATGTGTGTTCTTTGAGTTATCACTGTACTCTTTGTCACTCCCTATAGGTCtgttgtatgtctgtgtttaGAGCATGTTGGAGAGCACCATGAGCCAGCtgctgaagaggagaggggaagcaGAACACACCATCAAAGACCTGGAGTCGCTGTACACAGAAACAGTGgtacagaaaatataaatgtttcttCAGGAAATCCAGCCGTCTTTGCGCCTTAACAGGATGTTTTATTTCCTAGAAGTCCGCagcagaaatcagggagagagtgtcGGATAAGTACAGCAGGATCCGTGTGGTCCTGGATGGAGACGAGCGTCTGATGATGCAGATTTTAGACGCAGAGGAGACGTACATGACGGAGTGGTTGGAGGCTCAGAGGGGAAACATGGAGGCTCACATTAAAGAGATCGACAGACTGAGAGCCTCCAGCAAATCTCTCCTCCAGGAAACAAACCATCTCAGATTCCTGCAGGTGGTTCATGTTTTATTCCGTCTTTGAAAGGTGCTaatattaaaagtttaaaatgaaaagggGGCATCAAGACTTAGGGAACTCATCTGGCCTCATAGACTCTCAACATTACTTTAATATTAACCTTTATCAGGTTGCTATGTTGTTTGGGTTGCTATgttacacaaagacaaactcctgattcatgttttattgtgattattGACGTTTTTCTTATAAATGCTGTTTGTTGCAGTATTTAAGTAATGCATGACCTGTTTGTTTCAAACAGCAAATCAGAGCACAGAGTCTTTGGTGAGTTGATGTCACTTATTTTTGATTTCAGCTGTTATCATAAAGTTAGTTTAGTTAAAGTCTGTCCAGggattattttagtgtttttgtttcGTGTGCAGAGCTTAAAATGACGAGAAAGAGTTTCTGACTCTGCTTGTGATTCTGCAGCGACCCTTTGGATTTAGCACCAATCCAGGAAGTAGACCGAGCCCTGTGTGACCCGGAGAAGATGAGGACAGTGGAGAAGCTGGTGGATGACCTCTCCGTGGCTCTGTCCCAACACTTTCCTCGAATGTGGTCATGTCAGTAAAGAACCCGACCTTTCTCAGTCCAAAGTAAACTCCCTCTATCTCTGTGCTTGTGTGCTGAATGTgggttttttatttgcagatcTAAGTTCTCCTGCGCTGGACTGCAGCACAGCCCATCCCAAACTGGAGATATCCAGTGACAGGAGGCAGGTGTTCTGGAGGAGGCAGCCCGTCCCTGAAGCTCTGAGCCCTCGGCCGTACGACTCCCAGTACAGCGTCCTGGCTCAGGACAGTTTCACTGCTGGTCGACATTACTGGGAGGTCATCGTTCAGGAGAAACCGTACTGGCTGATCGGCGTCACCACAGGGTCGGGGGATAAAACAGATCATCAGAGTCAGAGTTCTTCCAGCGTGAATTTGAACAGCACATCCTGGTGCATCTACCATGGAGATGGACAGTACCTGGCCTGTCATGACACCCAGGAGAAGCAGCTGTCAGTGGGGAGGAGGGTCAGGAAGCTGGGCATTCTCGCAAACCTCCAGAAGGGGGAGCTGTCGTTCTTTGATGCTGATTCTATGAGCCTGCTTCACACTTTCTGTGTGCAGTGCACAGAGCCTCTGTTCCCCATGTTGAACCCCTGCATCGACGTGAACGGACTGAACCAGCA
This window harbors:
- the LOC132975815 gene encoding E3 ubiquitin-protein ligase Midline-1-like, with protein sequence MGTVEESLKCPVCQDFFTDPVTLPCGHDFCLTCIQAVWETDESAQGPCFCPECQIFLSSDLTLQVNSSLQTRVKDFTSNRTSAAERESRATKSSSPILCDHCIETPSVAIKTCLTCDASLCQAHALQHQQRSALREHTVVEVTGDLLSLKCREHRDELKLFCTEERVPVCCLCVLVGTHKNHRALQLHEACADFKSMLESTMSQLLKRRGEAEHTIKDLESLYTETVKSAAEIRERVSDKYSRIRVVLDGDERLMMQILDAEETYMTEWLEAQRGNMEAHIKEIDRLRASSKSLLQETNHLRFLQQIRAQSLCDPLDLAPIQEVDRALCDPEKMRTVEKLVDDLSVALSQHFPRMWSYLSSPALDCSTAHPKLEISSDRRQVFWRRQPVPEALSPRPYDSQYSVLAQDSFTAGRHYWEVIVQEKPYWLIGVTTGSGDKTDHQSQSSSSVNLNSTSWCIYHGDGQYLACHDTQEKQLSVGRRVRKLGILANLQKGELSFFDADSMSLLHTFCVQCTEPLFPMLNPCIDVNGLNQQPLTLFYIKDL
- the LOC132975810 gene encoding delta-1-pyrroline-5-carboxylate synthase-like isoform X1, which codes for MFARLALCSRLPPRNRLSYIHPASIRTFSQNKFSLPRPHGKSFVHRSELKQAKRIVVKLGSAVVTRGDECGLALGRLASIVEQVAVLQNQGREMMIVTSGAVAFGKQRLRHEILLSQSVRQALHSGQNQLKEMSVPVLEARACAAAGQSGLMALYEAMFTQYSTCTAQILVTNLDFHDEQKRRNLNSTLHELLRMNIVPIINTNDAVVPPPVPNSDLQGVNVISIKDNDSLAARLAVEMKADLLIALSDVEGLYDSPPGTDDAKLIDIFYPGDQQSVKYGTKSRVGIGGMEAKVKAALWALQGGTSVVIASGTHPKVTGHVITDIMEGKKVGTFFSEVKPAGPTVEQQTEMARHAGRTLASLHPEQRGEIICSLSELLTEKKEEILSANKRDLELAASSGRMSQAMINRLSLSTAKLNSLAIGLRQLAVSSRDSVGRVLRRTRVANNLELEQITVPIGVLLVIFESRPDCLPQVSALAIASGNALLLKGGKEASHTNKILHQLTQEALSIHGVTDAIQLVSTREEVDDLCRLDKLVDLIIPRGSSQLVRNIQRAAKGIPVLGHSEGVCHVYIDQDASIDKAIDVVRDSKCDYPAACNAMETLLIHRDLLRTPIFDQLIDMLRTEHVKIHAGPRFASYLTFSPSEVMSLRTEYGDLECCIEVVDSMQDAVDHIHKYGSSHTDVIVTESEETAEQFLQQVDSACVFWNSSSRFADGYRFGLGAEVGISTARIHARGPVGLEGLLTTKWVLRGEGHTVADFSEQGSMKYLHENIPVPQGSFS
- the LOC132975810 gene encoding delta-1-pyrroline-5-carboxylate synthase-like isoform X2, which produces MFARLALCSRLPPRNRLSYIHPASIRTFSQNKFSLPRPHGKSFVHRSELKQAKRIVVKLGSAVVTRGDECGLALGRLASIVEQVAVLQNQGREMMIVTSGAVAFGKQRLRHEILLSQSVRQALHSGQNQLKEMSVPVLEARACAAAGQSGLMALYEAMFTQYSTCTAQILVTNLDFHDEQKRRNLNSTLHELLRMNIVPIINTNDAVVPPPVPNSDLQGVISIKDNDSLAARLAVEMKADLLIALSDVEGLYDSPPGTDDAKLIDIFYPGDQQSVKYGTKSRVGIGGMEAKVKAALWALQGGTSVVIASGTHPKVTGHVITDIMEGKKVGTFFSEVKPAGPTVEQQTEMARHAGRTLASLHPEQRGEIICSLSELLTEKKEEILSANKRDLELAASSGRMSQAMINRLSLSTAKLNSLAIGLRQLAVSSRDSVGRVLRRTRVANNLELEQITVPIGVLLVIFESRPDCLPQVSALAIASGNALLLKGGKEASHTNKILHQLTQEALSIHGVTDAIQLVSTREEVDDLCRLDKLVDLIIPRGSSQLVRNIQRAAKGIPVLGHSEGVCHVYIDQDASIDKAIDVVRDSKCDYPAACNAMETLLIHRDLLRTPIFDQLIDMLRTEHVKIHAGPRFASYLTFSPSEVMSLRTEYGDLECCIEVVDSMQDAVDHIHKYGSSHTDVIVTESEETAEQFLQQVDSACVFWNSSSRFADGYRFGLGAEVGISTARIHARGPVGLEGLLTTKWVLRGEGHTVADFSEQGSMKYLHENIPVPQGSFS